Proteins from a single region of Mucilaginibacter daejeonensis:
- a CDS encoding transglutaminase-like domain-containing protein — translation MRFKVGGTLAYEVLEPSTFIINIHALHTPAQTLVEERFTVDPAHHIEELSAAHGESRFIRLDAQQPGMLNITYSALAETSVKLIPADQLASVQLMGMDTSVIPYLYPSRYCQSDKLYRFAHNHFGHIDSAFEKVLAITDWIHDHVEYLSGSTNSQTSAYDTVTELAGVCRDFAHLGIALCRALDIPARYFTGYACQLNPPDFHACFEAYLGGNWIIFDPTHLIPLNGLVKIATGRDAADASIATMFGRVNGLSVTASCELADEGFEPIYYVDGQLSGLSYL, via the coding sequence ATGAGATTCAAGGTAGGAGGAACATTAGCGTACGAGGTGCTTGAACCATCTACGTTCATCATTAATATTCATGCACTACATACCCCTGCCCAAACCCTGGTGGAGGAACGCTTTACCGTAGACCCTGCGCACCACATCGAAGAGTTGAGCGCTGCTCATGGCGAGAGCCGTTTTATTCGCCTGGATGCGCAGCAGCCCGGTATGCTCAATATCACTTACAGTGCCCTGGCCGAAACCTCTGTTAAACTGATCCCTGCCGATCAGCTGGCCAGCGTGCAGCTCATGGGCATGGATACCTCAGTGATCCCTTACCTATACCCCAGCCGTTACTGCCAGAGCGATAAATTATACCGATTTGCCCATAACCACTTTGGCCACATTGACAGTGCGTTCGAGAAAGTGCTGGCCATTACCGATTGGATACATGACCATGTGGAGTACCTGAGCGGGTCTACCAACTCACAAACATCGGCTTATGATACCGTGACCGAACTGGCCGGCGTATGCCGCGATTTTGCGCACCTGGGCATCGCCTTATGCCGGGCTTTGGATATACCAGCACGCTACTTTACCGGCTATGCCTGTCAATTGAACCCACCCGATTTTCATGCTTGTTTTGAGGCCTACCTGGGCGGCAACTGGATCATTTTTGATCCTACCCATTTGATACCCTTGAACGGACTGGTGAAGATCGCCACAGGGCGCGATGCCGCCGACGCTTCCATTGCCACCATGTTCGGCCGTGTGAATGGATTGTCGGTCACAGCCTCATGTGAGCTGGCAGATGAAGGCTTTGAGCCGATATACTACGTGG